Part of the bacterium genome, TAACTCGCCTCGAGAAGCACGCTGAAGTGATTCAAGCCACCTGCGCGATAGCGGATGTTGTCGAACGGAGTCCCCAGGATCGTCGGCAGGTAGTGTCGTATGGAAGCGATCTCGTGGCACAGACCGACGAAGCGCAGGTCCGGGAATCTGCGATGCACCGTCGTGCAAATGCGACTCATCGGATTGCTGTAGTTGAAGACGTAGGCGTCGGGGCAGATGGATTCGATGTCTGCGCAGATCTCCAGAATTGGCGGCACCACGCGCAGAGAGTGGAAGAGCCCACCGGGTCCACCGTTTTCGCCGAAGACCTGACGGAAGCCGAACTGTTGCGGGACGGTCCGGTCCTGTTCCCAGAGTGCAAAGCGATCCGCGACCTCAATGGAGATCAAGCAGAAGTCCGCCCCCTGTAGCGCTTCTTTGCGCTCCGTTGTGGTGATGAGCGTGACGTCGAGGTCGTGTTCGTCGATGAACTTCTGTCCCTCAGCGCGAACTCGCTCCATCGCGGTCGCATTGATGTCGTGCAATACGACCTCGGCATTCACCAGAGTTTCGCTCTGGAAGATGTCTCCGAGGGTGTCGAAGCCAAATTGCGCGCTTCCAGCGCCGATCAAGACGATGCGTGGATTCATGCTCTCTCCCGGCCCAGCCCGTCAGCGTCGCAGCAGCGACGCGAATTGCCTCGATTCTACAGGCAAACGAACGGGGACGGGGCTCCGTCCGGAACTCAAGCCTCTTCGAGTGCCGGAAAGAAGATGCGGAATTCAGTGCCTTCTCCGACTCGACTGTGCACATCCACCTGGCCACCGCTCTGCTTGACGATGCCGTACACGCTGGCCAGTCCGAGACCGGTTCCCATTCCGACTTCCTTGGTGGAAAAGAACGGCTCGAAGGCCCGCTCGAGTACCTCCGGAGACATTCCGTCGCCGGTGTCCGCGATCTTGACCATGACGTGCTTGCCTCCGCCCGAGTCTCCGACCTCGCCCGGTTCCAGCGGGACCATCTCGATCGTCAGGGACAGAGTGCCCCCTCCAAGCATGGCATCCTGTGCATTCAGGGCGAGGTTCAGAAGGACTTGCTCGAGTTGTGATGCGCCGAGTCGAGCCATCATCGGCCTGGAGGGGTAGGAGGTCTGGATCTCTACGCTCTTTCCGATGGACGAGCGAAGCAAAGGTACGAAGTCGCGCACGGCCCGTGATACATCAAGCTCTTCGAATTCCAGATCCTGACCCCGACTGAACGTACGCAGGTGCCCGGTGAGTTCCGAGGCTTTTACGGCGGCGGCATCGATCTCTTCGAGATGGACGCGAATGTCTTTCCCCTTGTTCGCCCCCACCCGGGCCAGCTCAGTCGCTCCGCTGATGACCATCAACAGATTGTTGAAGTCATGGGCCACGGTGCCGGAAAGTCGCCCGATGGCTTCGAGCTTCTGGAATCTGGCGAGATCGGTCTGGAGTTTGCGGATTTCGGTGATGTCGCGAGAACTCACGACAGCACCAACGATCTTCCTGTCCACATCCCTGCTGGGGACATAGGTGACGGCCATGCAGCGCCGATTCTCAGCCGGGAAGTTGAACCACGCTTCGTAGTTGATTGTCTCCCCTTGGAAACACCGATCGATATTGTTCTTGATCAGGTCGTTGAAAGTATCGGGACCGAGCAACTCAGCGATCGTATGGCCCACAATCCCCTCTCGAGACATCTCGTGAGCTCGCAAGTAGCTGTCGTTGACAGCCACGTAGCGGTAATCCAATCCCAGAAAGGAGATGTGATCGGAAGTCGCCGAGACGAAATGCTCGGAGCTGTGCATTGCCTCTTCCAGATTTTTCACTTCGCTGATGTCGGTCGCCGTCGCCAAGCAGGTAATCCGGTCGTCAGAGCGACCCGCGATCCAGACGGTCAGAAAGCAGGGAAAGAAGAATCCCGAAGCGTGGAGAAGGCGTTTCTCGATCGTGTAATGAGTACTCTTTCCGGCCAACAGTTCGAGAAAGAGGGCGGAATCTCGCGCAGCGTCTTCGGGGTGACTGATTTCAGGGATCGTGAGCCCGCGCAAATCATCGAGTGAGTGTCCGAGCATCCCGGCCAAGGCTTCGTTTGCCCCGCTCAATGGAAGGTTGGGATC contains:
- a CDS encoding PAS domain S-box protein, with amino-acid sequence MPTPATVFTTRSRVDPNLPLSGANEALAGMLGHSLDDLRGLTIPEISHPEDAARDSALFLELLAGKSTHYTIEKRLLHASGFFFPCFLTVWIAGRSDDRITCLATATDISEVKNLEEAMHSSEHFVSATSDHISFLGLDYRYVAVNDSYLRAHEMSREGIVGHTIAELLGPDTFNDLIKNNIDRCFQGETINYEAWFNFPAENRRCMAVTYVPSRDVDRKIVGAVVSSRDITEIRKLQTDLARFQKLEAIGRLSGTVAHDFNNLLMVISGATELARVGANKGKDIRVHLEEIDAAAVKASELTGHLRTFSRGQDLEFEELDVSRAVRDFVPLLRSSIGKSVEIQTSYPSRPMMARLGASQLEQVLLNLALNAQDAMLGGGTLSLTIEMVPLEPGEVGDSGGGKHVMVKIADTGDGMSPEVLERAFEPFFSTKEVGMGTGLGLASVYGIVKQSGGQVDVHSRVGEGTEFRIFFPALEEA